The genomic DNA TACTGCTACATCATTAAttaaagtccacagtttacatcaAGACTCAGTTTTAGTGTTGCACATGCTGTTGGTTACGCAAATGTGTAACAAGTATTCAGCATTACAGTAACATACAGAACTGCTTCACCATCTCAAATCTCCTGTGTGCTTCACTTATTCATATATGTCCCTCCAACTCCTACCCGCTCTGAGGGCCCAGAAACCACTGAACTTTTCATTGTATCCAGTTACCTATTCAAGAATACAGTTGGAATCATAAATTATGCACCATTTTTATAATTACTGTTTTCACTTAGAAATATGCTTTCAAGATTCCTCTACGTGATTCAACTAACAATGACTGaaagttcctgttgctccatatTCTTGTCAGTATTTGTTATTTCAGTATTACGGCTTTCAGCCATTCTCATGGGTATCTAGTGCTATCTCCTAGTTGTTCTAATTTGCAATTTCCTAATgacatataatattaaaaatttctcaTGTGTTTGTCGTTCACATACATTCTTTGCTGTGGTgcctgttcagatttttttttttttttttttgcccattttaagtcaaattttttgtttccttacaGTTCGATCTTAAgagttttttgtgtattttaatgtaTGTCTTTTCTCAGATACTAGTCTCACAAATCTTTTATAACTGTTTCTGGcttgcttttcattctcttagcaatgtgtgttgcagaatacAATTTGTAAGTTTTAAGGAAATTCAActcatctctttttttcataGACGGTTGGTACTTTCGGTGTTGCATCTAAAATAGTTTGGTGACCAAACCCAAGGTCACCTAAAGATTGCACTCATAAGtctgacaaaaatttaaaagatgataaaGGATGTGTGTGAAAATATAAgatattcatatacatttattttagaggAAATTGATCGCTgaaatattttgggaaataagtcagcaacatgttaaaatatatgaaatattcatgTCCTGTTTACTTTGACTCGCTTTCCACATTCATATGCCTTTCCTATAAGAAATTACATGCATTTGCccaaaatttctcttcaaagttgTTGATTGTAGTTCTATTAATTACAGCCACAAAGGAGAAACAAACACATGTTCATCAGGAGAAGACTTGTTCAACTTGTTATTTcaccaaaataaattataattctagGGAGTAAATggaaaagtaatataaatctaTATGTGTTTTCATGGAAAGCTTCTGCATCCATTGTAATAAGTGAGTAGTGTGGTTTGTTAGGATGCCATAGCAAAGTGCCACAAGCAGTgtgatagaaaaaagaaatttcttgtcTCACAGTTTTGAATTCTGGTAGTCCAAGAGCAAGGCGTATGCAAGGTTGGTTCCCTCTGAGGGCTATGAGGgaagaatgttttccaggctTCTTTCCTTGCCTTGTAGATAGCTGTCTTCACCACATGTCTGTTCACATTATCACATCGGTATACATATCTCTGTGTCcaaaatttccctttttataaggactcCAGTCATAACAGATTAAGGACCACATTAGTAACCTCATGTTAACTTGATTGCCTCTAAAATGATGCTATCTCCAAATAATGTCACATTTTGATATTGACATAGgattctggagaggatgcagaTGAACTTAGAATAGTGGTAAAGGCGAGTGGCAGATCTATACTATATCATTTCCCATGTATagatgtattgtgtgtgtgtgtgtgtgtgtgtgtgtgtgtgtgtatgcagatCTATGTTTATAAAAGCCTGAACTCAGCTTTTAACTTCTAAGTAGAAGGCTGAATTTTAGAGGAACTTTGTAAAGGGGAAAATTGTGACgtgtatttttagaattttttttgcaaGAAGAATACATGCACTACACcttcttttaagtaaaatattaaagtaagCCTAAGAACAGGAACAGGAGCAGTGCAGTAGTCAGCTAAAGTAACAGCAAgctgaaggaacagaaaaaaatatcactGAAATTTAAATGGCTTTACACAGCAAGGTTATTTTTATGCACATAAATTCTGATTGGAGTTGGCAAGGTGTTACGGGCTGAATTGCGCCCCTCCCCCTAAATTCGTATATCCAGGTCTTGACCCCTAGTACTGCAGAACatcactgtatttggagatagaacCTTTGAAGAGGCAATCAAGGTAAAATAAGGTCATATGCGTAGGACCTTATTCAATATGACTAATGTCATTGTAAGAATTagaaattaggacacagacactCACACCAACTTAACAACCACATGAGAATTCAGTCAGAACACAGCCATCTACAAACCATAGAACAAAGCCACAGACTAAATCAAATCAGCCAACAActtgatcttggattttcagcctccaaaaatatgagaaaataagtttctgttgtttaagccaccctgtcagtggcattttgttatgggaTAATGAACAAATACATAACGAGTCTCGGCTCTCATGTGATTCAGGAATTAAAGCTGCTTTCATCTTTTAGCTGCACATTACAACATGGTAACTGCTGAAACGAAGAGAAAGCATGTGAATTTTGCACTGGCTTCGGCCTAACTACAAATATGCAACCAGAAAAGAGAGGCAGATGAGATAGAAATGGGCACTTGTACTGTTACCCAGAAACTATTACAGTGCTCAGTTACAAGCAACTATTAACATAATAGTTTCTGGGAAGGCAAACATTGCCTTGAAATCATCCAACTGTTTTTAGATCCTATTAGGAAACTTGCAGTTTCAAATACAATATTACATCtggttttaaaacaattatttaactCTTGGCAGGGAGGGCTCCACCTTTTGCCCTCAATAGCACTTTTCTGCACTTCCATTTTAATAACCTGTAAAGTTTCTTAAGGCTGAGAATGTTCTCATTCCTTTTGATGTACAGTATATATCTTACCCTGTGAACCTCTGCTACCTTCCAATGACTGAACATTCCTGAGTTGTacaggtctcaaacttccgaactctagtgatccgcctgcctcagcttcacaaagtgttgggattacaggcgttagccactgcgcctggcctcctacAGTTGTACAGGTGTCTGTGACACACTGCAGATCAGGATTTTCCTGTGGTGCAGGTACACAGACAAGAGACACTGGAAAGATGGATAActactgctttctttttaaatcagaCCTAGCATGTCCACCAAGGAACCCTTGTTCATATCATAGGTGGATGTcagaattttgtgttttgtttttcagaaatttgGCTTCtcggccaggcaccgtggctcacacctgtaatcccagcacgttgggaggacgaggcgggcagatgacctgaggttgaaagttcaagaccagcctgataaacatggagaaaccccatttctgggcatggtagcacatgcctgtaatcccagctactcaggaggctgaagcaggagaatcatctgaacccaggaggaggaggtcgcGGTGAAAggggatcacaccattgcacgccagcctgggcaaaaagagcaaaattccgtctcaaaaaaaaaaaaaaaaaaaaaaaaaaaaaaaaaaaaaaaaaagaagaagaagaagaagaagaaaaagaaagaaagaaaaaacgaaaaaaaaagaaattcggCTTCTTGTTTATTTACAAAGTGATTTCTATAGTCTTTTCTCACCTACAAAGTTTTTGAGGGTAGCTTTGGTTTTGGATTACCTATGAAAACTCATTCATCTTTGTATGTGTTCAGTGGCCTGtttcaaataaatctttttaCAGTCCTACTCCTAATGTCAAATATCAGGATGATttcaaaaactctgtctctggcTTTAGCATTACATCCCTAAAACCAGTATGTTATGTGGCAAATAAGATTCTACTCACCAGCTTATGTGGAAATGCTTTGAGAGTGTGTTGAAGATGCCCATGGTAGGTACTGAAACATCACTGTCCAAAATGCACATTTACATCAAAGAGCTGTTGTTATCATAGAGGATCCAGGGTGGAGAATAAAACAGTCAGGGAACTTCTGTGGGGAGTAGGAATGGCTTATGTCAGGGAAGGGGCAGTTGACTCCAGGCTACTACCCTGGGAGCCAGGCCCAGTCTTCACAAGAAGAAACCTTAGTGACAAGCTGATCAGCAGGCCAGCTTCCAGAATTAGGTAAGACAGCATGCAGAGAAGGTCACAAGGAGGGTCCCATAATGTGGGAAAGAGCTGGGACTGAACAAAACTGCTGACCCCTGGACAGAGTCAGCTCTAAAGAAACCTAGGGCTCATGACAGGAGGAATTTAAGTAAAGAAAGGCCACAACAATTCctgaattgtatttcattttcattgtcaCCTTCTTTCTTTAGGCTGAACCTGATATCTTAgccatgtggttatctttaggtCACCTGAAAGATATTAAGAAGAGTGAAGAGAACTGACGTAACAGGCGGAAGGCCTCCCtcaggctggggagcagtgggAACAGTGTGGGCCTAGATGAATTCATACCAGGGTTCAAGTACCAACCGTGTCACATTCTAGCCACGTGATCTTGGGGAAATTATCAAACACTGTGAGCCTCAGGTTCCCCTGTGTAAAATAGGTTTGGTAAGTCCTGTCTTGCAGAATTGCTGGAAGATACATAATGTGAGTAAAGCACGTGGCACAGTGTCTGACATACACTGGAACTTAATGAATGGCAGTTGTAATCAAATATGATTATAACCCCAGAGGCTActgctaccttttaaaaaaaaatccactcttAAATCTTTATGATTCAAAAATCTGGGAAAATATGTAGCTGAATACCTCACAGAGGAAGTACTCAAACAATCATTCAGCTTCCTAAATGAAACTCAGTACATTGTCTTTCTGAAAGGATATATCGTATACTTTAGGTAAGGCAAGACTTTTGTAGCTGGAATGCAACTGAAAGATCATAGATTTTGAGTGAAGGACAAACTCCTTTTCACCTTCCCCGTTGCTCATCCATCCAAACCACTATTTCTATCTATGCTTCACTAAAAACCTAGCCCTTGTTTACAGTTCTCCATATTACATtcaaaataacccaattaaaagtCTCGTCAACGGAACAGGCTCTGGTTCTCCCTGGCCAGGCAAATGAGTTCCAGCCTAGAGGCTTCTGGGCACCACTTCAAGGAATTATCACCATATTTCTCAGGAAACCCCTGCACATGATGGGTATCAATCATCCAGTCCTTGCACTGTGTTCAAGTGCACCAGTACAAGAGCTGCAAGATACCTTCTGTCACTTCCCCATGGGGAGACTCCTCTCTGCCTCATCCTTCACCCAGAGGGGAACTGCTCAGAGCAATTTTCCATGCCAGGCTTTTGTCTCACGTTCAGAGAGTCTGAGCCCTGCCACCACCCAGATTCATAGCAATCAGCTCCCACAGAAGCACCTGCAGTTTCCTGAAGCCCCAAACTGCCTTAGTTTAAGGCCTTCATACTTGAAGGCTCCAACTGGAGTCTCACCTCCCCACTCTTTTAACTCATTCTTTAGATCGTAGAGAAAATCTTACCCTTCCTGCTATGGCTTCTGCACCTAGACTTTACCATGTTATGGGTAGGAATAAACCTTGTTTTGTTAATATCCCCACTACCAACAGTGCCTCCCACAGGCAAATGCTGAAATAATGTTCAGCAAGTAAAGGAGTTGGtgatgcttttatttattaagatttaAATTCTGTTAATTCTTTAATAAGCCAAacaaatatatatctttaattttCAAGAACCACAGAATAAAGGGGATAAGGAAAGTCAAAAATTAACAATCCCTTATTTTGTTCCACTATTTAAATGATGAGTCCGTtcacattttaaaggaaattccAATCCCAACACCACATTACACTGTTTCAGATCACGAGACAGAAGGGTTTCATTTTTTCCTTACAAATTATCacattcttactcttttttttttttttcccagacagagtttcgctcttgttacccaggctggagtgcaatggcgcgatctcggctcaccgtaacctccgcctcctgggttcaggcaattctcctgcctcagcctcctgagtagctgggattacaggcacgagccaccatgcccagctaattttttgtatttttagtagagacggagtttcaccatgttgaccaggatggtctcgatctctcgacctcgtgatccacccgcctcggcctcccaaagtgctgggattaaaggcttgagccaccgcgcccggcccattcttACTCTTAAACCAGATAAACAGCAGTACATGTGTGATGAATATTCATAAACTAAGATCCTGAAGTGAATTAAGCCAATCAAAAGcagaagcatttgaaaaaatcccCCCCACTCCATCCAAAAATGTTGAATTCTAAGTCACTCATATAAAACGGGAACACAAAGAACACTGTGGTACCTCCGGCTCCACTCTGGCCCTACACTGCAATAGAACCTTGACTGCCCTCTTCAAACACAGAGGGGGAATCTGTCTCAGACTTCACTCAGGACAGAAGTTGGAGGACATGACACTGGAGCTTGCACTGGGATGGCAGTAGCATCATCTGTGGTGTCAATTATGGCCTGGGCTCTGTCTTCCACATCTTTCAAAGCATCCAGGTACCAGGATGGAAAGGAACTAGGGATGGTACTGGACAGCTTGGCTAAAAACTCTAGGACTAACCAAGAGAGCACAAAGGGAAGATGAAAAGGGAGGGGGGCTGTAATGTGAAAAATGCTGGGGATGgacaaatctgccagcacctggACAGCCAGCTCTCAAGAAACCTAGGGCTCAGAACAAGAGGACCTTAGGTAATGAAAGCCAATACTATTCCCTGAATTGTACTTTATTCCCTTTTTTATCTTCCATCTGTAGGCCTAACCTAATATCTTAGCCACAGGGTTCAACTTTATTTCACCTGAGAGACAGTAAGAAGTGTGAAAAGGGCCAGgcgtgtggctcacgcctgtaatcccaacactttgggaggccgaggcgggcggatcatgaggtcaagagatcaagaccatccaggccaacatgacgaaaccccgtctctactaaacaacaacaactgcagcaacaacaacaacaacaacaacaacagaaaccattagctgggtgtggtggcacacacctgtagtcccagctacttggtaggctgaggcaggagcattgcttgaacccgggaggcggagattgcagtgagctgagctcacgccactgcactccagcctggcgccttgcaacaaagggagactctgtctcaagaaaaaaagaagtgtgaaAAGAAGTAACAGGAAAAGGCCTTCCTCAAGCTAGGTGGGGACAGTGTGGCCCTAAATGAATTCAGATCAGGGCTCAAGTCGCAACCTTGTCACAGGCTAGTCACGTAATCTTGGGAATTTATCACGCATTATGAGCCTTgggttcttcatctgtaaaatgggtttgaTAAATCCTGTCCTgtagaattgctggaatccaTGTAATGTGAGTAAAATACCTGCCACAGTGCGTGGCATATATTGGAATTTTAATAAATCGCAGTTGTTATCAATGATTATAACACCAAAGGTTACCACTGTCTTTTGGGCAAAATGCAGCTCTTACgttttgttttccaaaacatCTCAGAGAATATGCAGGTGAATGCATCATGGAAACCCAACTTAACCAAAACTTTGATTTCGTAAATAAAACTCAGAATACTTTTTTCTGAAAGGGTATGTTGTATAATTTGGAAGAGGGAAGGCATCTTCAGCTGGAATGCAACTCAAAGATGCTAGAATTTGAGGCAAAGATAAACTCCTTTACACCTTCCCCATTGCTCATCCATCCAAAccactgtttttatttatctgtcaCTAAAAATCTAGTCCTTGCTTACAGGTTGCTCACATTACATTCAAAATACCTAATTAAACGTCTTTCAATGGAGCGGGTGCTGGCTCTCCCAGGCCAGGCAAATAAGTGCCAGCCTAGGGGCTTCTGAGCAACACTTCAAGGGATTATCACCCTATTTCTCAGGAAATCCTTGCAGATGACTGCTATCAATCACCTAGTTCTTGCACTGTGTTCAAGCTCACCAGTTAAGAGAGCTGCAGGACACCTCCCATAACTTCCCCATGTGGTGACTCCTCTCTGCCTCATCCTTCACCCAGAGGGAACTGCTCAAGTAGCTTTCCACTCCAGGCTTTTTTCTCACCTTCTGAGAGTCTggcccctgccaccacccagCTTCATGACAATCAGCTCCCACAGAAGCAACTGCAGTTTCCCAAAGCTCAAAACTGCCTTAACTCATTTGAAGGTTCACATCTGGAGTCCCACTTCCCCAGTATTTTTAAGATGTTCTTTAGATTACAGAGAATATCTTACCACCTTCCTGACATGGCTTCTCTCCTAGACTCTACCATTTTATGGGTAGAGATAAGTCTTGCTTTTCATAGTATCCCCACTACTAAGAGCACCCTCCACAAGTAAATGCTCAAAGAATGTTTAGCAAATAGTCACTGAGGCTTTCATTTATTAAGATTGATTTTCTGCTACTTTCTTGAATAAGCCAAGCAAATCCAGGTACAGTATCTTTAATTTGGAAGAGCAACAGAGTAACAGGGTAAGGACATGCAAATATATCAACCATACTTTATTTTGTTCCACCATTTAACTGCAgagttatttcacattttaaagaaaattattaccGAACATCACAATATACTGTTTCAGTTCACAGAATAAGACAGGTTTTCCctatttttcttatgaaatacCACTCTCTCTTAAACCAGACAAACGACAACATAAGTGTAAATAACATTCATAAACTAAGATTGAAACTCAAAGATGCTAGAATTTGAGTCAAAGACCAACTCCTTTACTGGGAGGAGAAGCATTTGTAAAAtacaccctccccccaccccgacacacacacaaagaaaacttttaaactcTAAGTCACTCATATGAAACAAGAACACAAAGAACACTGTGGTCCCTCTAGCTCCACTCTGGCCTTCCACTGCCTAGAACCTCGACTGCCCTCTTCAAACACAGGGAAGACTGTGCCTCAGACTTCACTCAGGACAGAAGTTGGAGGACATGACACTGGGGCTTGTACTGGCCATGGCAGTGGTATCATCTGCGGTGTCAATTATGGCCTGGGCTCTGTCTTCCACATCTTTCAAAGCATCCATGTACCAGGATGGAAAGGAATTAGGGATGGTAGTAGATAGCTTGGCCAAAAACTCTAGGACTTTTCTCTTGCTGGCTTCTGAATGAGCTCTTGGACCCCACAAGAATTCATAATGTGGAGGAGCACTATTGGGCACCTCCCGGTACTCCAGGTACTTTCTCTGCACCCAATCTTTAGTGAGGAGCTCTCTCGGCTCTCCATATATAAAGTGCTCCCTCCCAGGATACACCCCTATTGCACTCAACACTTCCCAGATGACCTCCTCAGGGACACAGCTGCCCTTTATGAAGATCATACTGAGAATAAGAATCAGGAGACAGTTCTGGGGCATACCCTGGTCATCAATCAGGCTTCCCTCACAGGTGAGGTCTAATGTGTCTTCAAAGAAATAGCAGTGGTTGTCAGGGTCCATATCAGTCAGGGAAAtgccaaaaatcagttgtatGAACTCATGGGCTTTCCCAAAGATCATAGGAAAATAGTCCTTATACTTCTCGGTGACAGTAGTCAGCATCTCTGCCTTTGTGACAGGCTCCTTTTTTTGATATTTGAGGAGAAAAAACTGCACCAACTCAGCCACCTTTTCATCTAGCACATACCTGCTCAAGGACTGACTATCTGGGAAAGCCTGCCATACAGGTGTTTCCTCATCTTCTTCACTGCTGGACTCCTTCTCCAATAGGGTCCACAAGAAAGGGGAAGAGCAGGAGTTCAGAGAACTCTGGGGAGGATTCTGCAGAGGACTCTGG from Saimiri boliviensis isolate mSaiBol1 chromosome X, mSaiBol1.pri, whole genome shotgun sequence includes the following:
- the MAGEC3 gene encoding melanoma-associated antigen C3, which produces MPLFPNLSRLSFDEQDIQIPSVIEDLVDAPDSIDEEEEDASSTSSSSFHFLYPSSSSSSSSSLCNLVLSASEDEEIPVAGIPPLPQSPPEIPPQGPPEMSPQGVPQSPPQSHLQNPPQSPLQNPPQSSLNSCSSPFLWTLLEKESSSEEDEETPVWQAFPDSQSLSRYVLDEKVAELVQFFLLKYQKKEPVTKAEMLTTVTEKYKDYFPMIFGKAHEFIQLIFGISLTDMDPDNHCYFFEDTLDLTCEGSLIDDQGMPQNCLLILILSMIFIKGSCVPEEVIWEVLSAIGVYPGREHFIYGEPRELLTKDWVQRKYLEYREVPNSAPPHYEFLWGPRAHSEASKRKVLDPRVFSQAVQYHP